From Asterias rubens chromosome 3, eAstRub1.3, whole genome shotgun sequence, the proteins below share one genomic window:
- the LOC117288519 gene encoding cysteine dioxygenase type 1-like, giving the protein MDSIPKYNKNPHNLQELIESLHALFAEENVNVEEVQEVMERYKSTEDDWEKFAIYDEHRYTRNLVDVGNGKFNLMVLCWGEGMGSSIHSHSDSHCFMKVLDGSLKETLYNWPSRSEKKSEMQHGAESTYNRDQVTYINDKHGLHRIENQSHTDTACSLHLYSPPFDSCLSFDQRTGKSHTVKVTFWSKFGERTPFTTGGCSTSHCMEAEDN; this is encoded by the exons ATGGACAGTATTCCGAAATATAATAAAAACCCGCATAATCTGCAAGAGTTGATCGAAAGTTTACACGCACTTTTCGCTGAAGAAAATGTGAACGTTGAAGAGGTACAAGAAGTGATGGAACGGTACAAGAGCACTGAAGATGATTGGGAGAAATTTGCCATTTATGACGAACACAG GTATACAAGAAATCTGGTGGATGTTGGTAACGGCAAGTTTAATCTGATGGTGTTGTGTTGGGGTGAGGGCATGGGAAG CTCCATACACAGCCATTCGGATTCCCACTGTTTCATGAAGGTACTAGATGGCTCGCTTAAAGAAACGTTATATAACTGGCCATCACGCTCGGAGAAAAAAAGCGAGATGCAGCATGGGGCAGAATCCACTTATAACAGAGATCAAGTGACATATATTAATG ATAAGCATGGTTTACATCGGATTGAGAACCAAAGCCACACAGACACAGCATGCAGTCTACATCTATACTCCCCTCCATTTGACAGTTGCTTGTCGTTTGACCAGCGGACGGGAAAATCACATACAGTGAAAGTTACATTCTGGAGCAAATTTGGAGAACGCACTCCTTTT ACAACTGGTGGCTGTTCAACTAGTCATTGCATGGAAGCAGAGGATAACTAA